A window of Streptomyces marispadix contains these coding sequences:
- the thpD gene encoding ectoine hydroxylase, with the protein MTTAPERTADLYPTRGATEVATPRMDPVVWSEAGTPGPIAAADLADYERDGFLAIDQLITPDEVDTYRRELERLTTDPEIRADERSIVEPKSDEIRTVFEVHKISEVFAGLVRDPRVVGRARQILGSDVYVHQSRINVKPGFGATGFYWHSDFETWHAEDGLPKMRTVSVSIALTRNYETNGGLMIMPGSHRTFLGCAGETPKDNYKKSLQMQDAGTPSDEALAKFADAHGITLFTGEPGSATWFDCNCMHGSGDNITPYPRSNVFIVFNSVENKAVEPFAAPVRRPEFIGARDFTPVK; encoded by the coding sequence ATGACCACCGCACCCGAGCGCACCGCCGACCTGTACCCGACTCGCGGAGCCACTGAGGTGGCCACCCCACGCATGGACCCCGTCGTGTGGTCCGAGGCGGGTACTCCGGGGCCCATCGCGGCCGCGGACCTGGCGGATTACGAGCGGGACGGGTTCCTTGCGATCGACCAGCTCATCACCCCCGATGAGGTCGATACGTACCGCAGGGAACTGGAACGGCTCACCACGGACCCGGAGATCCGTGCCGACGAGCGCTCGATCGTCGAGCCCAAGTCGGATGAGATCCGGACCGTGTTCGAGGTGCACAAGATCAGCGAGGTCTTCGCAGGACTGGTGCGGGACCCGCGAGTTGTGGGGCGGGCGCGGCAGATCCTGGGCTCGGACGTCTACGTCCACCAGTCCAGGATCAACGTCAAGCCCGGCTTCGGTGCCACTGGCTTCTACTGGCACTCCGACTTCGAGACCTGGCACGCGGAGGACGGGCTCCCGAAGATGCGGACCGTCTCGGTCTCCATCGCACTGACACGGAACTACGAGACCAACGGCGGCCTCATGATCATGCCGGGGTCCCACAGGACCTTTCTCGGCTGCGCGGGCGAGACGCCGAAGGACAACTACAAGAAGTCGCTACAGATGCAGGACGCGGGCACTCCTTCCGACGAGGCCCTCGCCAAGTTCGCCGACGCACACGGCATCACGCTCTTCACGGGCGAGCCCGGCTCGGCGACCTGGTTCGACTGCAACTGCATGCACGGAAGCGGTGACAACATCACTCCGTACCCGCGGAGCAACGTGTTCATCGTCTTCAACAGCGTTGAGAACAAGGCCGTGGAGCCGTTCGCGGCCCCGGTACGCCGTCCCGAGTTCATCGGGGCACGCGACTTCACCCCGGTGAAATGA
- a CDS encoding aldehyde dehydrogenase (NADP(+)), with protein sequence MAAAPVWSVDPRTGKQREQVGTEATPGDVDTAVRAAHAAREPLADRALRAALLRAAAGRLEAASEEIITTADAETALGRPRLTGELARTQAQLRAFADEIEDGAYLGVTIDHKNPDATPPCPDLRRYKIPLGVVAVYAASNFPLAFSVPGGDTASALAAGCPVVVKAHPDHPATSELTGAALRGAAAEVGLPQDVLSVVHGFEAGVELVKHPLVAAAGFTGSVRGGRALFDAAAARPSPIPFHGELGSLNPVVVTGAAAAERAEEIGEGLAGSMTMGTGQFCTKPGFVLAPEGEAGDRLLEALRGALGKAAEGPLLDGGMREAFLAGIGARGDLDGVEAPVAAGPGEDERSVSAGFLTVPAERLQQPQYELLLEECFGPVTVVARYRDEEEVAATLSRLPGNLTATVHLGEAEASGDGGRGAELLAALTPLAGRVLVNGWPTGVAVAPAQHHGGPYPATTSTSTSVGATAIERWLRPVAYQDAPEALLPPELHDANPLGLPRRVDGRREM encoded by the coding sequence GTGGCAGCAGCACCAGTGTGGAGCGTCGACCCCCGGACCGGAAAGCAGCGGGAACAGGTCGGTACGGAAGCGACGCCCGGCGACGTGGACACGGCCGTACGCGCCGCCCACGCCGCCAGGGAGCCGCTCGCCGACCGCGCCCTGCGCGCCGCCCTGCTCCGCGCGGCCGCAGGACGGCTCGAAGCGGCGAGCGAGGAGATCATCACCACGGCCGATGCGGAGACGGCGCTCGGGCGGCCCCGGCTGACCGGCGAACTCGCCCGCACGCAGGCGCAGTTGCGTGCCTTCGCCGACGAGATCGAGGACGGCGCCTACCTGGGCGTCACCATCGACCACAAGAACCCCGACGCGACGCCGCCCTGCCCCGACCTGCGGCGCTACAAGATTCCGCTCGGGGTCGTCGCCGTCTACGCCGCTTCCAACTTCCCGCTCGCCTTCTCCGTGCCCGGCGGCGACACCGCCAGCGCGCTCGCCGCGGGCTGTCCCGTGGTGGTCAAGGCGCACCCCGACCATCCGGCGACGTCCGAGCTGACGGGCGCCGCGCTGCGCGGGGCCGCGGCCGAAGTGGGGCTTCCCCAGGACGTGTTGAGCGTCGTGCACGGCTTCGAGGCGGGCGTGGAACTCGTGAAGCACCCGCTGGTGGCCGCCGCCGGTTTCACCGGGTCGGTACGCGGCGGGCGCGCGCTCTTCGACGCCGCCGCCGCGCGTCCCTCGCCCATCCCCTTCCACGGCGAACTCGGTTCTCTCAACCCGGTCGTCGTCACCGGCGCCGCGGCGGCCGAGCGTGCCGAGGAGATCGGCGAGGGGCTGGCCGGCTCGATGACGATGGGCACCGGACAGTTCTGCACCAAGCCGGGCTTCGTGCTGGCGCCGGAGGGAGAGGCCGGAGACCGGCTGCTGGAGGCGCTGCGGGGCGCGCTGGGCAAGGCCGCTGAGGGTCCGCTGCTGGACGGCGGCATGCGTGAGGCGTTCCTCGCCGGCATCGGCGCGCGAGGCGATTTGGACGGCGTGGAGGCGCCCGTCGCCGCGGGTCCGGGCGAGGACGAGCGCTCGGTGAGCGCGGGCTTCCTGACCGTACCGGCGGAACGTCTCCAACAGCCGCAGTACGAGCTGCTGTTGGAGGAGTGCTTCGGGCCGGTGACGGTCGTGGCGCGCTACCGGGACGAGGAAGAGGTCGCGGCGACGCTCTCCAGGCTGCCCGGCAACCTCACCGCGACGGTGCACCTCGGCGAGGCCGAGGCGTCCGGAGACGGCGGCCGTGGCGCCGAGTTGCTGGCGGCGCTCACACCGCTCGCGGGCCGGGTCCTGGTCAACGGCTGGCCCACGGGAGTAGCTGTGGCTCCCGCACAGCACCACGGCGGTCCGTACCCGGCGACGACCTCCACGTCGACGTCGGTCGGCGCCACGGCGATCGAGCGCTGGCTGCGGCCGGTCGCCTACCAGGACGCGCCGGAGGCGCTGCTGCCGCCCGAGCTGCACGACGCGAACCCGCTGGGGCTGCCGCGCCGTGTGGACGGGCGAAGGGAGATGTGA